In the genome of Myroides phaeus, one region contains:
- a CDS encoding M56 family metallopeptidase produces MTPTLLYILKVNMLLSIVYLFYIAFLRKETFVKSNRQYFLIGIISSFLLPLITVTKTVYVEQQTVNLSNLTDFIENEAIITEPISFWSQFAVEKQLFTVYLVITAVFLSWFITKSYRLCSHIRKLNRSSLGNNVLVDYKTNEAYSFWKWVVLPSNYGTIDRLDVVLEHEYIHVKQKHSIDILLIELVKTFFWFNPILILLQKAINLNLEYIVDQEVSKRVDIYDYQMTLVQFELDKSNHIPMVNSFSTSDLRKRVLMLNTQKSTIMKKLKFIMITPVIAGFFFFFQVSVKAKELAKASFEESVSEELLNPFEVEENTYNTTKPVTIAEGQLQSKQEEKNGTIEEVETIKLKADQIKDEAERIHRDLEVRHAELAEMKKGIIADNKKIIEERKREIANKREEINERQAKENEKLSALVEERRAQIEQRKKEVSVEIKARNERLEKESAKRRAENEDRLKNVKGKKRKLQEQELDNTIFFHEGKTYTKEEFYALNLNPTDIKAISFYKKEDATAKFGTPSDKKVLEVSTIKSLSEMKKDGELSKFTVVASKQSKSDFDGIILVDGVKINKEEMNEINSDRIESVSVLKGEKAIGKYGDLGAKGVIEIVLKK; encoded by the coding sequence ATGACACCTACTTTATTATATATATTAAAGGTAAATATGCTTTTGTCGATTGTGTACCTGTTTTACATTGCCTTTTTAAGAAAGGAAACTTTTGTAAAAAGTAATAGACAGTATTTTTTGATCGGAATTATTAGCAGTTTTTTATTACCTCTTATAACTGTTACAAAAACAGTTTATGTAGAACAACAAACAGTAAACTTATCTAATCTTACAGATTTTATAGAAAATGAAGCGATAATTACAGAGCCAATCAGTTTTTGGAGTCAATTTGCAGTTGAAAAACAATTGTTTACAGTTTATCTTGTAATTACCGCTGTTTTTTTATCTTGGTTCATAACTAAAAGTTATAGGTTGTGCTCTCATATTCGGAAGTTGAATCGTAGTTCCTTAGGTAACAATGTTTTAGTAGATTATAAAACGAATGAGGCTTATTCTTTCTGGAAATGGGTGGTATTACCAAGTAATTATGGAACAATAGATCGCTTGGATGTTGTGTTAGAGCATGAATATATTCACGTGAAGCAAAAGCATAGTATAGATATTTTATTAATTGAATTAGTTAAAACATTTTTTTGGTTCAATCCAATTTTAATATTACTACAAAAAGCTATAAACCTAAATTTAGAATACATCGTAGATCAAGAAGTGAGTAAGCGAGTTGATATTTATGACTATCAAATGACCTTAGTTCAGTTTGAGCTTGACAAAAGTAACCACATACCAATGGTTAACTCTTTTTCAACTTCTGATTTAAGGAAACGTGTATTAATGCTAAACACACAAAAATCAACCATTATGAAAAAATTAAAATTTATTATGATTACACCTGTTATAGCAGGTTTCTTTTTCTTTTTCCAAGTTAGTGTAAAAGCAAAAGAATTAGCAAAAGCTTCTTTTGAAGAATCAGTAAGTGAGGAATTATTAAATCCTTTTGAAGTAGAAGAGAATACATATAATACGACTAAACCAGTGACTATTGCAGAAGGACAATTACAGTCTAAGCAAGAAGAAAAAAATGGTACTATTGAAGAAGTAGAAACTATAAAGTTAAAGGCAGACCAAATTAAAGATGAGGCAGAAAGAATTCATCGTGATTTAGAAGTTCGTCATGCTGAACTTGCAGAAATGAAGAAAGGGATAATTGCCGATAATAAAAAAATAATAGAAGAGAGAAAAAGAGAGATTGCGAATAAAAGAGAAGAAATTAATGAAAGGCAAGCAAAAGAAAACGAAAAATTAAGCGCATTAGTAGAGGAGAGAAGAGCTCAAATTGAGCAGAGAAAAAAAGAAGTTTCTGTTGAAATAAAAGCTCGAAATGAAAGACTTGAAAAAGAAAGTGCAAAAAGGCGAGCTGAAAATGAAGATCGATTAAAGAACGTTAAAGGCAAGAAAAGAAAATTACAAGAGCAAGAACTTGATAATACAATATTTTTTCACGAAGGTAAAACATATACAAAAGAAGAGTTTTATGCTTTAAATCTTAATCCAACTGACATAAAAGCAATTAGTTTTTATAAAAAAGAAGATGCAACTGCTAAGTTTGGAACACCGTCGGATAAGAAAGTTCTCGAGGTTTCAACGATTAAATCTTTAAGTGAAATGAAAAAAGATGGAGAACTATCTAAGTTTACTGTTGTTGCTTCAAAGCAGTCAAAAAGTGATTTTGATGGAATTATACTTGTTGATGGTGTGAAAATTAACAAAGAGGAAATGAATGAAATTAATAGTGATAGAATTGAGTCTGTGTCAGTGTTAAAAGGTGAAAAAGCTATTGGTAAATACGGTGACTTGGGCGCAAAAGGAGTTATTGAGATTGTCTTAAAAAAATAG